The following are encoded together in the Malaya genurostris strain Urasoe2022 chromosome 3, Malgen_1.1, whole genome shotgun sequence genome:
- the LOC131436332 gene encoding golgin subfamily A member 2 isoform X1: protein MADKAEKIAAARKKLKQYQSKQKQDSAIKNSANTARETTVPLSNVSCESQHPNIDNANQNMSAGAAPEACILQYPSNPGVTNYFNNNNDQIIPAFFAIEPQVSQAENVPIMEVSVNNINRMSDEIGQLIANASADLGPQNTILELESEKADLARSLNNQKLENDELRLRIRNYQSLVEELKNENDKLKLENSTKVTSELGPVQEQLQIQIQAVGVLVGEKADLTATVSKYQSLVKQKSTENDELQNRLKASRGTVQKLEKELEALKQSSNRFGELERSIKDQVNEYENEANKFRKLYEDLQEDSGELKQKLNVRNQEFQLIQKELEKTQSDLRLSKLRIDQLSSDDDMDFNMKIESLSQQNLIKAQQIKDLQEIIKQVGNERDQSNQQYQNYVLHLNKEVSNLADKIQELTNENNRLSLREDNLVRHIGELERQIQHQLTKQKTYAAQQQAFGENEQRVAIEMELKQLMEKVAVMEAERIEILKHNESVEQLTQMYEAKLRQNEERLAELQLTVDRLQLEKPNVEKLMIELESGKVGASRAVAQNMDLKSQLEEMQKAFVQISNDKLELTEKLQTEMHLGKEMKATYGQMESELRSIREKLHYKDEEMIRLAHETTELNKQIYQQNQEIDRLRYYESRSNDGNVLQTELQRAQEQLHLLRQSESPKEHKCSHNYGSDEHKYDYDQEHAPNHDHDHKHELGHNSDHGQHDLRHEVDILRQEKDELVKVINFFQSRVKSYSGPGENIGHPIDQYDTVSEDVSGVSLPTHEAMEKLQERFKRTMLEVAELSDEKQRLEHLVMQLQGETETIGEYITLYQQQRRLLKQKDMERDLQLHQLANDREVMRLKLKELNYLVHQLVLEKGSKSSSSVSTPLTDAYHPNALPLVDLPTNMQEKSSNAIENEEHNTTKVHIRPTETAGRILSLLTDIKEANIPYGSGVQHCSCCSGRLETV from the exons ATGGCAGACAAGGCGGAGAAAATTGCTGCTGCTCGTAAAAAG CTAAAGCAATACCAGTCAAAACAGAAACAAGACTCCGCTATCAAAAACAGTGCTAACACTGCCAGGGAAACTACTGTCCCTCTTTCTAACGTTAGTTGCGAATCGCAACATCCAAACATTGACAATGCAAATCAGAATATGTCAGCAGGAGCAGCCCCGGAAGCTTGTATTTTGCAGTACCCATCAAACCCGGGAGTTACGAATTATTTCAATAACAACAATGATCAGATTATACCGGCTTTTTTTGCAATAGAACCACAGGTATCTCAGGCTGAAAATGTACCAATCATGGAAGTcagtgtaaataacataaatCGTATGTCGGATGAAATTGGACAACTGATAGCTAACGCTAGTGCCGATTTGGGTCCGCAGAATACTATACTTGAATTAGAATCGGAAAAGGCGGATCTTGCTAGGTCTTTGAATAACCAAAAATTGGAAAATGATGAACTTCGTCTGAGAATTCGGAACTATCAATCTTTGGTGGAGgaattaaaaaatgaaaacgatAAATTGAAACTGGAAAATAGCACGAAAGTAACAAGTGAGTTAGGCCCTGTTCAAGAACAGCTGCAAATCCAAATTCAAGCCGTTGGAGTATTGGTAGGAGAAAAAGCAGATTTGACTGCAACAGTTAGTAAATACCAAAGTTTGGTCAAACAAAAGAGTACTGaaaatgatgagcttcaaaatcGGTTGAAGGCTTCACGTGGGACAgttcaaaaattggaaaaagaaCTAGAAGCATTGAAGCAATCTAGTAATCGATTTGGTGAATTAGAACGTTCTATCAAAGATCAAGTAAATGAGTATGAGAATGAAGCCAATAAGTTCCGTAAACTTTATGAAGATCTTCAAGAGGATTCAGGTGAGCTCAAACAAAAGTTAAATGTTCGAAATCAAGAAtttcaactgatacaaaaagagTTGGAAAAAACACAATCAGATCTTAGACTTTCGAAACTGCGAATCGATCAGCTATCATCAGATGATGATATGGATTTTAACATGAAAATCGAGTCACTCAGTCAACAAAATCTTATCAAGGCACAGCAAATCAAAGATTTGCAGGAGATCATTAAACAGGTTGGAAACGAACGGGACCAAAGTAATCAACAGTATCAGAATTATGTGTTGCATCTGAATAAAGAAGTTTCGAATTTAGCCGACAAAATTCAAGAGTTGACCAATGAAAACAACCGCTTGTCATTGCGTGAGGACAATTTGGTCCGGCATATCGGTGAACTGGAACGACAAATTCAGCATCAATTAACCAAACAAAAGACATATGCTGCGCAACAACAGGCGTTTGGAGAAAATGAACAAAGGGTGGCCATCGAAATGGAGCTGAAACAGTTAATGGAAAAAGTAGCAGTTATGGAAGCGGAACGTATCGAAATTCTG aaGCATAACGAATCTGTCGAACAGCTGACGCAAATGTATGAAGCTAAACTTAGACAGAACGAAGAGCGCTTAGCTGAGCTTCAACTCACGGTCGATAGACTACAACTCGAAAAACCAAATGTAGAAAAACTGATGATAGAGCTAGAAAGTGGGAAAGTAGGAGCGTCACGTGCCGTAGCTCAAAATATGGACTTGAAATCACAGTTGGAAGAAATGCAGAAAGCGTTTGTACAAATT AGCAACGACAAACTGGAATTGACCGAGAAACTTCAGACGGAAATGCACTTAGGCAAAGAAATGAAAGCTACTTACGGCCAGATGGAATCGGAACTAAGGTCAATCCGCGAAAAACTGCACTACAAGGATGAGGAAATGATTCGACTTGCGCACGAAACAACTGAACTCAATAAGCAAATTTATCAACAGAATCAAGAGATCGATCGACTAAGATATTACGAATCTCGATCCAACGATGGTAACGTTCTACAAACCGAATTGCAGCGAGCGCAAGAACAACTTCACCTTTTACGACAATCCGAATCGCCAAAAGAACACAAATGTAGTCATAATTACGGATCAGACGAACACAAATATGATTACGACCAAGAACATGCACCTAaccatgatcatgatcataagcATGAGCTCGGTCACAATTCCGACCACGGACAGCATGATCTTCGACATGAAGTTGATATTCTAAGACAGGAAAAAGATGAATTGGTTAAGGTAATTAACTTCTTCCAGAGTAGAGTAAAGTCATACTCCGGTCCCGGTGAAAATATTGGGCATCCAATTGATCAGTATGATACCGTTAGCGAAGATGTTTCTGGCGTAAGCCTACCGACTCATGAAGCCATGGAAAAGCTGCAGGAACGCTTCAAACGAACTATGCTGGAAGTGGCAGAACTTTCTGACGAAAAACAACGTCTAGAGCATCTGGTGATGCAACTGCAGGGAGAAACTGAAACAATTGGTGAATACATTACACTCTATCAACAGCAACGACGATTGCTCAAACAGAAAGACATGGAACGGGATCTACAGCTGCATCAACTAGCTAACGATCGTGAAGTTATGAGGCTAAAATTAAAAGAACTTAATTACTTAGTTCACCAACTCGTCTTAGAAAAAGGTTCAAAATCATCTTCGTCCGTTTCTACACCACTGACAGATGCCTATCATCCCAATGCACTGCCTCTGGTCGATTTGCCTACCAACATGCAGGAAAAGTCTTCTAATGCAATAGAAAATGAAGAACACAACACTACAAAAGTTCACATACGGCCAACCGAAACGGCCGGCAGAATATTGTCTCTTTTGACCGATATTAAAGAAGCTAATATCCCCTACGGAAGCGGAGTTCAGCATTGTTCCTGTTGTTCTGGCCGGCTGGAAACGGTTTAG
- the LOC131436332 gene encoding golgin subfamily A member 2 isoform X2: MADKAEKIAAARKKLKQYQSKQKQDSAIKNSANTARETTVPLSNVSCESQHPNIDNANQNMSAGAAPEACILQYPSNPGVTNYFNNNNDQIIPAFFAIEPQVSQAENVPIMEVSVNNINRMSDEIGQLIANASADLGPQNTILELESEKADLARSLNNQKLENDELRLRIRNYQSLVEELKNENDKLKLENSTKVTSELGPVQEQLQIQIQAVGVLVGEKADLTATVSKYQSLVKQKSTENDELQNRLKASRGTVQKLEKELEALKQSSNRFGELERSIKDQVNEYENEANKFRKLYEDLQEDSGELKQKLNVRNQEFQLIQKELEKTQSDLRLSKLRIDQLSSDDDMDFNMKIESLSQQNLIKAQQIKDLQEIIKQVGNERDQSNQQYQNYVLHLNKEVSNLADKIQELTNENNRLSLREDNLVRHIGELERQIQHQLTKQKTYAAQQQAFGENEQRVAIEMELKQLMEKVAVMEAERIEILHNESVEQLTQMYEAKLRQNEERLAELQLTVDRLQLEKPNVEKLMIELESGKVGASRAVAQNMDLKSQLEEMQKAFVQISNDKLELTEKLQTEMHLGKEMKATYGQMESELRSIREKLHYKDEEMIRLAHETTELNKQIYQQNQEIDRLRYYESRSNDGNVLQTELQRAQEQLHLLRQSESPKEHKCSHNYGSDEHKYDYDQEHAPNHDHDHKHELGHNSDHGQHDLRHEVDILRQEKDELVKVINFFQSRVKSYSGPGENIGHPIDQYDTVSEDVSGVSLPTHEAMEKLQERFKRTMLEVAELSDEKQRLEHLVMQLQGETETIGEYITLYQQQRRLLKQKDMERDLQLHQLANDREVMRLKLKELNYLVHQLVLEKGSKSSSSVSTPLTDAYHPNALPLVDLPTNMQEKSSNAIENEEHNTTKVHIRPTETAGRILSLLTDIKEANIPYGSGVQHCSCCSGRLETV; encoded by the exons ATGGCAGACAAGGCGGAGAAAATTGCTGCTGCTCGTAAAAAG CTAAAGCAATACCAGTCAAAACAGAAACAAGACTCCGCTATCAAAAACAGTGCTAACACTGCCAGGGAAACTACTGTCCCTCTTTCTAACGTTAGTTGCGAATCGCAACATCCAAACATTGACAATGCAAATCAGAATATGTCAGCAGGAGCAGCCCCGGAAGCTTGTATTTTGCAGTACCCATCAAACCCGGGAGTTACGAATTATTTCAATAACAACAATGATCAGATTATACCGGCTTTTTTTGCAATAGAACCACAGGTATCTCAGGCTGAAAATGTACCAATCATGGAAGTcagtgtaaataacataaatCGTATGTCGGATGAAATTGGACAACTGATAGCTAACGCTAGTGCCGATTTGGGTCCGCAGAATACTATACTTGAATTAGAATCGGAAAAGGCGGATCTTGCTAGGTCTTTGAATAACCAAAAATTGGAAAATGATGAACTTCGTCTGAGAATTCGGAACTATCAATCTTTGGTGGAGgaattaaaaaatgaaaacgatAAATTGAAACTGGAAAATAGCACGAAAGTAACAAGTGAGTTAGGCCCTGTTCAAGAACAGCTGCAAATCCAAATTCAAGCCGTTGGAGTATTGGTAGGAGAAAAAGCAGATTTGACTGCAACAGTTAGTAAATACCAAAGTTTGGTCAAACAAAAGAGTACTGaaaatgatgagcttcaaaatcGGTTGAAGGCTTCACGTGGGACAgttcaaaaattggaaaaagaaCTAGAAGCATTGAAGCAATCTAGTAATCGATTTGGTGAATTAGAACGTTCTATCAAAGATCAAGTAAATGAGTATGAGAATGAAGCCAATAAGTTCCGTAAACTTTATGAAGATCTTCAAGAGGATTCAGGTGAGCTCAAACAAAAGTTAAATGTTCGAAATCAAGAAtttcaactgatacaaaaagagTTGGAAAAAACACAATCAGATCTTAGACTTTCGAAACTGCGAATCGATCAGCTATCATCAGATGATGATATGGATTTTAACATGAAAATCGAGTCACTCAGTCAACAAAATCTTATCAAGGCACAGCAAATCAAAGATTTGCAGGAGATCATTAAACAGGTTGGAAACGAACGGGACCAAAGTAATCAACAGTATCAGAATTATGTGTTGCATCTGAATAAAGAAGTTTCGAATTTAGCCGACAAAATTCAAGAGTTGACCAATGAAAACAACCGCTTGTCATTGCGTGAGGACAATTTGGTCCGGCATATCGGTGAACTGGAACGACAAATTCAGCATCAATTAACCAAACAAAAGACATATGCTGCGCAACAACAGGCGTTTGGAGAAAATGAACAAAGGGTGGCCATCGAAATGGAGCTGAAACAGTTAATGGAAAAAGTAGCAGTTATGGAAGCGGAACGTATCGAAATTCTG CATAACGAATCTGTCGAACAGCTGACGCAAATGTATGAAGCTAAACTTAGACAGAACGAAGAGCGCTTAGCTGAGCTTCAACTCACGGTCGATAGACTACAACTCGAAAAACCAAATGTAGAAAAACTGATGATAGAGCTAGAAAGTGGGAAAGTAGGAGCGTCACGTGCCGTAGCTCAAAATATGGACTTGAAATCACAGTTGGAAGAAATGCAGAAAGCGTTTGTACAAATT AGCAACGACAAACTGGAATTGACCGAGAAACTTCAGACGGAAATGCACTTAGGCAAAGAAATGAAAGCTACTTACGGCCAGATGGAATCGGAACTAAGGTCAATCCGCGAAAAACTGCACTACAAGGATGAGGAAATGATTCGACTTGCGCACGAAACAACTGAACTCAATAAGCAAATTTATCAACAGAATCAAGAGATCGATCGACTAAGATATTACGAATCTCGATCCAACGATGGTAACGTTCTACAAACCGAATTGCAGCGAGCGCAAGAACAACTTCACCTTTTACGACAATCCGAATCGCCAAAAGAACACAAATGTAGTCATAATTACGGATCAGACGAACACAAATATGATTACGACCAAGAACATGCACCTAaccatgatcatgatcataagcATGAGCTCGGTCACAATTCCGACCACGGACAGCATGATCTTCGACATGAAGTTGATATTCTAAGACAGGAAAAAGATGAATTGGTTAAGGTAATTAACTTCTTCCAGAGTAGAGTAAAGTCATACTCCGGTCCCGGTGAAAATATTGGGCATCCAATTGATCAGTATGATACCGTTAGCGAAGATGTTTCTGGCGTAAGCCTACCGACTCATGAAGCCATGGAAAAGCTGCAGGAACGCTTCAAACGAACTATGCTGGAAGTGGCAGAACTTTCTGACGAAAAACAACGTCTAGAGCATCTGGTGATGCAACTGCAGGGAGAAACTGAAACAATTGGTGAATACATTACACTCTATCAACAGCAACGACGATTGCTCAAACAGAAAGACATGGAACGGGATCTACAGCTGCATCAACTAGCTAACGATCGTGAAGTTATGAGGCTAAAATTAAAAGAACTTAATTACTTAGTTCACCAACTCGTCTTAGAAAAAGGTTCAAAATCATCTTCGTCCGTTTCTACACCACTGACAGATGCCTATCATCCCAATGCACTGCCTCTGGTCGATTTGCCTACCAACATGCAGGAAAAGTCTTCTAATGCAATAGAAAATGAAGAACACAACACTACAAAAGTTCACATACGGCCAACCGAAACGGCCGGCAGAATATTGTCTCTTTTGACCGATATTAAAGAAGCTAATATCCCCTACGGAAGCGGAGTTCAGCATTGTTCCTGTTGTTCTGGCCGGCTGGAAACGGTTTAG
- the LOC131436332 gene encoding golgin subfamily A member 2 isoform X3: protein MSAGAAPEACILQYPSNPGVTNYFNNNNDQIIPAFFAIEPQVSQAENVPIMEVSVNNINRMSDEIGQLIANASADLGPQNTILELESEKADLARSLNNQKLENDELRLRIRNYQSLVEELKNENDKLKLENSTKVTSELGPVQEQLQIQIQAVGVLVGEKADLTATVSKYQSLVKQKSTENDELQNRLKASRGTVQKLEKELEALKQSSNRFGELERSIKDQVNEYENEANKFRKLYEDLQEDSGELKQKLNVRNQEFQLIQKELEKTQSDLRLSKLRIDQLSSDDDMDFNMKIESLSQQNLIKAQQIKDLQEIIKQVGNERDQSNQQYQNYVLHLNKEVSNLADKIQELTNENNRLSLREDNLVRHIGELERQIQHQLTKQKTYAAQQQAFGENEQRVAIEMELKQLMEKVAVMEAERIEILKHNESVEQLTQMYEAKLRQNEERLAELQLTVDRLQLEKPNVEKLMIELESGKVGASRAVAQNMDLKSQLEEMQKAFVQISNDKLELTEKLQTEMHLGKEMKATYGQMESELRSIREKLHYKDEEMIRLAHETTELNKQIYQQNQEIDRLRYYESRSNDGNVLQTELQRAQEQLHLLRQSESPKEHKCSHNYGSDEHKYDYDQEHAPNHDHDHKHELGHNSDHGQHDLRHEVDILRQEKDELVKVINFFQSRVKSYSGPGENIGHPIDQYDTVSEDVSGVSLPTHEAMEKLQERFKRTMLEVAELSDEKQRLEHLVMQLQGETETIGEYITLYQQQRRLLKQKDMERDLQLHQLANDREVMRLKLKELNYLVHQLVLEKGSKSSSSVSTPLTDAYHPNALPLVDLPTNMQEKSSNAIENEEHNTTKVHIRPTETAGRILSLLTDIKEANIPYGSGVQHCSCCSGRLETV, encoded by the exons ATGTCAGCAGGAGCAGCCCCGGAAGCTTGTATTTTGCAGTACCCATCAAACCCGGGAGTTACGAATTATTTCAATAACAACAATGATCAGATTATACCGGCTTTTTTTGCAATAGAACCACAGGTATCTCAGGCTGAAAATGTACCAATCATGGAAGTcagtgtaaataacataaatCGTATGTCGGATGAAATTGGACAACTGATAGCTAACGCTAGTGCCGATTTGGGTCCGCAGAATACTATACTTGAATTAGAATCGGAAAAGGCGGATCTTGCTAGGTCTTTGAATAACCAAAAATTGGAAAATGATGAACTTCGTCTGAGAATTCGGAACTATCAATCTTTGGTGGAGgaattaaaaaatgaaaacgatAAATTGAAACTGGAAAATAGCACGAAAGTAACAAGTGAGTTAGGCCCTGTTCAAGAACAGCTGCAAATCCAAATTCAAGCCGTTGGAGTATTGGTAGGAGAAAAAGCAGATTTGACTGCAACAGTTAGTAAATACCAAAGTTTGGTCAAACAAAAGAGTACTGaaaatgatgagcttcaaaatcGGTTGAAGGCTTCACGTGGGACAgttcaaaaattggaaaaagaaCTAGAAGCATTGAAGCAATCTAGTAATCGATTTGGTGAATTAGAACGTTCTATCAAAGATCAAGTAAATGAGTATGAGAATGAAGCCAATAAGTTCCGTAAACTTTATGAAGATCTTCAAGAGGATTCAGGTGAGCTCAAACAAAAGTTAAATGTTCGAAATCAAGAAtttcaactgatacaaaaagagTTGGAAAAAACACAATCAGATCTTAGACTTTCGAAACTGCGAATCGATCAGCTATCATCAGATGATGATATGGATTTTAACATGAAAATCGAGTCACTCAGTCAACAAAATCTTATCAAGGCACAGCAAATCAAAGATTTGCAGGAGATCATTAAACAGGTTGGAAACGAACGGGACCAAAGTAATCAACAGTATCAGAATTATGTGTTGCATCTGAATAAAGAAGTTTCGAATTTAGCCGACAAAATTCAAGAGTTGACCAATGAAAACAACCGCTTGTCATTGCGTGAGGACAATTTGGTCCGGCATATCGGTGAACTGGAACGACAAATTCAGCATCAATTAACCAAACAAAAGACATATGCTGCGCAACAACAGGCGTTTGGAGAAAATGAACAAAGGGTGGCCATCGAAATGGAGCTGAAACAGTTAATGGAAAAAGTAGCAGTTATGGAAGCGGAACGTATCGAAATTCTG aaGCATAACGAATCTGTCGAACAGCTGACGCAAATGTATGAAGCTAAACTTAGACAGAACGAAGAGCGCTTAGCTGAGCTTCAACTCACGGTCGATAGACTACAACTCGAAAAACCAAATGTAGAAAAACTGATGATAGAGCTAGAAAGTGGGAAAGTAGGAGCGTCACGTGCCGTAGCTCAAAATATGGACTTGAAATCACAGTTGGAAGAAATGCAGAAAGCGTTTGTACAAATT AGCAACGACAAACTGGAATTGACCGAGAAACTTCAGACGGAAATGCACTTAGGCAAAGAAATGAAAGCTACTTACGGCCAGATGGAATCGGAACTAAGGTCAATCCGCGAAAAACTGCACTACAAGGATGAGGAAATGATTCGACTTGCGCACGAAACAACTGAACTCAATAAGCAAATTTATCAACAGAATCAAGAGATCGATCGACTAAGATATTACGAATCTCGATCCAACGATGGTAACGTTCTACAAACCGAATTGCAGCGAGCGCAAGAACAACTTCACCTTTTACGACAATCCGAATCGCCAAAAGAACACAAATGTAGTCATAATTACGGATCAGACGAACACAAATATGATTACGACCAAGAACATGCACCTAaccatgatcatgatcataagcATGAGCTCGGTCACAATTCCGACCACGGACAGCATGATCTTCGACATGAAGTTGATATTCTAAGACAGGAAAAAGATGAATTGGTTAAGGTAATTAACTTCTTCCAGAGTAGAGTAAAGTCATACTCCGGTCCCGGTGAAAATATTGGGCATCCAATTGATCAGTATGATACCGTTAGCGAAGATGTTTCTGGCGTAAGCCTACCGACTCATGAAGCCATGGAAAAGCTGCAGGAACGCTTCAAACGAACTATGCTGGAAGTGGCAGAACTTTCTGACGAAAAACAACGTCTAGAGCATCTGGTGATGCAACTGCAGGGAGAAACTGAAACAATTGGTGAATACATTACACTCTATCAACAGCAACGACGATTGCTCAAACAGAAAGACATGGAACGGGATCTACAGCTGCATCAACTAGCTAACGATCGTGAAGTTATGAGGCTAAAATTAAAAGAACTTAATTACTTAGTTCACCAACTCGTCTTAGAAAAAGGTTCAAAATCATCTTCGTCCGTTTCTACACCACTGACAGATGCCTATCATCCCAATGCACTGCCTCTGGTCGATTTGCCTACCAACATGCAGGAAAAGTCTTCTAATGCAATAGAAAATGAAGAACACAACACTACAAAAGTTCACATACGGCCAACCGAAACGGCCGGCAGAATATTGTCTCTTTTGACCGATATTAAAGAAGCTAATATCCCCTACGGAAGCGGAGTTCAGCATTGTTCCTGTTGTTCTGGCCGGCTGGAAACGGTTTAG